The stretch of DNA GCTACGGTAGAGGCTCTCGGCCATGTGCGCGGGATCACGCTGACAGAGTCGACGTATTCGCTCCACATCGCCACTTCGCCCCCGATAACCTATACCAGTAAAATAATAAGCGTATTACGACGTCAATTTGTAATAAGAAACGGTAAtaccaatttcttttgctcATCCGATCCGTCGAAATCCAGCGGTTCGGCTAGATAATATTTTTCCCAGTCCAATCCGTAGGAAATGTAATTGAGATACCACGGTGAAGATAGAATCGTTTGATATCCGTATTTAGTAatctgtttaaatttaaatatgattcattttgatgctttaaattgaattgaattaaatatactcttgctagttcgtccaagaaattcaattcttctttAGCTCCTTTCCATACTTCGACGATGGTGCCCGTCGGTAGAGTAATGTTGAGGTCGAGGACTAACGGGCAAAGAAAACGACATtaggaaatgaataaatatttctaCATGGAATGAATACAGACGTTCTTGCCAGACGATGTAGCGCATCTGATTCTGCGTTATCTCTTGAGTGGCAGCCGTCAGTCGATCAAAGTAATATTGCTCCAACTTTGTAAAGTCAGTTCCCCATCCATTGGCGGCCATAAAAGCTTTGATCTCTGGATGTCTTTGCCtttaatagtaaaaaaataaaagaattattattatttttatgaaatatttaatcaaGTCATTTATTAGTTACCAGCAGTAATAGCTAACTTCGTCTCCTCCAAGATGGACAAAAGGATCAGGAAACGTGTTAAAAATTTCACTGAAAAATTGTTGTAGAAACACGTAATTCTCCTCTCGAATTGGCATAATAGCGCCGTACTCGTCTGGCACTTTAAGGACTCCGTTGTCGTCGTAGCATTCGGTCAATAGTTTTGGCTGTCCACGACCCCAAGACTGGGTATGATCTGATTAAATATAGAGGCATATTATACGCATTTGCATGTTGGTGGGAAGTAAAAGCTGTTTTACCTGGGCTGTCAAATTCAGGGATGACTCGGATGCCTCTCATTCGTGCATATTCAATGACTTCCCGAACATCGTTTGCCGTGTAAATGTGACTGAAGGGCTGGAACGATCCGTACCGACTGATGTTGGGAAAGAGCGTACTTTCGTACGGGAAAGAGGCGTCATCGGTCAAGTGCCAGTGTAAGACGTTCATCTTGTTCTGAGCCATTAAATCCGTCATCTTTTTGATCGTCTTTAATGGCATGTAATGACGAGCCGAGTCCATCATCAGACCGCGATAGGAAAATCGGGGAAAGTCGACTATTTCGGTCGCATTTATTTGATactatataaagaaaaatgttgaatgattttaaaaaatcttattattgttattccAATTGATCTTACAGCCACACCAGTATCGGTAGATGAGTAGACCAGTTGACTCAGACTTTCCAAGCCTCTCAAAATACCCCAGACGCTATCGCTACTGATGGTGGCTTTCAGCGGGTTATCAGGGGTGTCAATTTTGATATTATCTGTTTAcacaaaatcaacaataacATTAGGATTAGAATATTTTCATTCCTCTATTTACATATCTAAATTTGATTGTTATATCTGTCTTTTTAATTgtactaaaaattaaataaaaatacttacAGCTTTCAATCATGTCAGTGGACGGGAGGTATTCACAAGGTTGTTTCAAATCGATGTCGACTGAATCGAGGAATGCACGAAATTGTGGATTATCTTGGATGACGGACAGTGTCGGAGGATAAGCCAACGGAGCACTAGCAGCAGCTCCGGGATAAAAGATGAGTTGATAATAACGCCGGACGGCCTCGTCAATAATATCACATCGCTCCCCAACTACCtaatatttaacattttaaacccaggaaatttaacaaataCAATATAGAGCCTACTAACTTGAAATTGGAACATGGTGGGCCTGAGCACGAAGAAGGTTTCACTGTATGTTTGCTGCTGTGGTTTCGGCCACACTTGTCCAACGGTTGGAAGGATCCAGCGGCCGTAATATGGAATAACAAATGGCACAGATTTCGACGGAACCCATTTCATGGCCATGCACAAAAACACCAGCAACAATACGGAACGAAGATGCATGGTAATGTCCAAACAAGGCTATTGGTAGACGGTAAATGAACCGATATGCCAATGGTATCATGATGCAAATAAAGGAAAATATGGATTGTCCAAATAAATGCTATCTGCCACCAAAAAATCTTCAGAGATAGGTTATTTGCTTTACAGGTTTGAAAAATGATGGAGTGTCGTCCACTGGTGTAATCTCAGATTTCAATAGAGACGAAGCGATTGATGGACCACATCACGTCAGAGCCGATTAGGATTTTGACAGATATTAGGGCTTAATAGAAATCATTTTGtgcatttattttcaatgaaGTAGCTCGTTTTCCCTTCCTCGTTTTGCTACAATGCATTCACTAAcgaaatgttgaattttgtcgtctgctgtgtGGTTGGCCCAATTGCCGCCATTACTTTATTGCTGTCGTGGTCCATAGCATGCGGATGCGGTCTGTATCTTGtgtgattatttttcttcttatcctGTCTTAGTGTCTTGTACTCTTGTTAGAAAATGGCGTGTATATAGCAAGTGACTTGAAAATGATATGTAACGCAGGTTATTTCAGGCCTAAACTCGCAGGACTGCAAATTGTAAGACTTTGGCTGGCAGAACTCTTCCTTCAGTGCCATTAACATTTCCCGCCTTTCCCTGCCTCGGATTTCCATGGTCGAACTTTCTGTGCACATGGAAGTTTGGATAAACTGaacaattattaaaattgcCAACATTCTATCCATTCTCAGGTTATGATGCTTGGTACAAATATATTTGGATCATACCAGTAGTATAACTATTGTAAATAATTCAACTGATAACTTTTTAGAATTGTACTGCAAGTGCTAGTTGTTGtctgtcaaatgtttttttaagtaataTGGATTCAACttcataattttcatttcagatgACACCTGACAGCGATTGGATCATGAGTGGATCATGCTCCAGTCTTCTGATCTCCACTGATCCATCCTGTGTAGCTCTCTTCTTCTAATCTCATCTTGTGTAGCTATGGGCATTCTTATCTCTCCTCTACTCATCTCTTCTGGGTCCAAGGAAACCTTCAGTCAGGGTAAGTTGATCATCGCACATAGCTTAGACCATGTGTTTTCTACATCTCACTTATGGATGATATCAACAACACAACTGTGGTTTGGATCAACAGTTTGATAGTTTCAGTAGTTgcctttgttgttgcattATCCATCATATGTCATTTATCATAGTACCGTCGAATGTCCCAGATCAACCTATTTTTTGGTCTTTAACGCTAAGGGAAACAAGTTAACAAGAATACCGTGAAAACCGTTTACTGCCTTTCTTCGATAACTTTGGAACCTAGAGTAAAATTTCTCtccattttccaaaattttttttacgaaaggTAATCAACCAAAGGGAATTCCTGATTTCCTTAAGAATTTCTAGTAGGAATCACCTCTGAAAATCGGCAATGACCTGATCCGTCATCATTATTAGTTGGGGTGTGTGAAATGTTGCGGGgaaccaaaaagagaaaaggcaaaaagtgAGGAGATTTATACTGTAGAAATTTATCAGGATTATTGCCAACTCTAGTAGACGCGATGAAGCCAATCCACCACTTTCTGGTAATTTTGTCTCATCCAGTTGAGATTGTTGTTGGCTTGTTCGATCGACTGCTGAGTAGCTCGTTCCGCACCGCTAAATACGTCACTCTTTTCCTCCCGGAACTGAATCAACTATTGCGCACATCAAACAGGAAATTTAGCATTGGTCAGTGAGTAATTTATGCATCTTGATTTACTTCTTTCAATTCAAGTTCAGTGTTGAACGACGTCGACACTGCTTTGATGATGGCAGGAAAGAACTTGGTCGGAACCCTGATggtaaatcaaacaaattgtttaGGATGAAGGATACTGGCAGTAGTAAGCACTTACATTTCGCGCAATTTCGTCCACTTTTCACGAATAAAGTTGAAAGACAAGTAGCGACCAAGTGAATGGGAAGCAACTTGGCTGATGACGCGAGCAGCGTCTTGTTTTCGGATTCCTGAGTTCGGGTCGAGACTCATCTCCAACATCCTAACAAATagtcaaacaatttaaaaatcaaatcaaattctattttaCAGCTGAATTTACTTGGCTAAAATCCAGGGCTGTTCTGAACACGACATGGAAGAAAGGAGAAAGTCTCGTTCGCTGGCCACGTTGCTGGCCATGTAGCGGTTCAAAGCAAATTCCCATTCAACTTCGTCGCCTTCCCGGATGGCTATGCACGTCACAGTGCCTTTCAGGTCAGGTGAAATAACACTATTAaagggaaacgaaaaattatAAGTAAATCCAGACTAAATTACTCAAATAATTCTTATTTACTCAATATTCTCAGGATCGGCCATCCATTGAGCGTAGGATTTGACAGCGCGACTGATGCAGTCCTTGTTGCCCATGGAACAAGCCCACGAAACGGCGTTGGTACGCAATTTGGTCATTAAAAGATCCTCGCCGATCTTTTGGTCGAACCCCACCAGGTTGTACAGCGGCGTGATGATTGTGCGGAAATGTTTCTTCAGCAACCCGTAGCCGGAAGTGCGAGACATCATTGAGGAAATGTAACCCATGCTGGAAAGGGCGGCATCCCATGGAACGTAATCGGTTTCGTGTTCCAGGTAACGCGTCAGGTTCAGCGCAGTTTCGTAATCCAACAGGCCGGCTTCGGCCAAATTCAGTGAATCGTCCATAATTTGTGCTCGGTTGATGACGGaaatggccgagtggttagtCATCAACTGCTGGCCAATCATCTGCCAATTTTTCGAATCGTAGTTGATGCGATAATAACCTGGAATTAATGCGCGTTAGTAATGAATCCGGACGGATTATTTGCGGAAGCCTTATTACCCATCTGGTCAACGTTGAAAATGACCCATTGATTTTTATCGGCTGGAATGCTCAGTTCGTGTTTCTTGCCAGTCTGTCCGTCAGCCAACCAGGTGGATCCTACCGTCTGGAAGTCTGTCGTGTAGGTCAGTGGCACCCACCAAAGGTAAACCGTTTTGTCCTGGCTGCTGGCGTTGGATCGTTGCATCAAGAAGCGTTCCTGATTTCCATTTGATAAACATTTTATTGCCTGTCCAAATCTTATGCGCCATTAGTATTACCTGGCTGAGGGAAACGGAACTATTTTCGTATTCTCGAGTCACCGTGACGACCGGGAAACCTGCAGCAACACCATTTATCAACAACAAGATTAGATTGATGTGCATTCGAGAGCTTGACGCCAAATTACCCATCTTCAAAGTCCAATTGTCCATAATTTGTTTCACACCAGTGGGCAGTGGGACCTTGTCGACTTTGGCTTGTTTAGTTAGCGCGTCCCAGAGATCGTCTTGAACGGCGTTACCGTATTGGCTTTTAACGACAAAAAGAATCAGCTAAAGAAGGTTTTAAAAACAGCTAGCAGGTTATTATTACACTATTAGGCCACTTACCGTGATTTCAAATAGTTTATAAGTCCCTGTCTGAAGGTTTTTTCGCCAAGAAATGCGGCCAACATCCGGATAACGGTGGCACCTTTTTCGTAAGTAACCTTGCTGGAAATCTCAGTGACTTCATCCGGATGGTGAACGACAACGTTGATCGGGTGACTTGATTCAAGGGCGTCCAATCTCATCGCGCTCTGCAGATCTCTAGTCACGAACTGCTGCGGCCATTTCAACCCTGGTTCGGCATGATCGGTACCGAGATACTCtgcatcaaatcaaaaactaaataattaaaaaacaatatcaCAGGGTAAGTACGGAATAATAGCAAATTGAGGTATACCTGCGTAGCTTGCGAAACCTTCGTTCAACCACAAGTCCGTCCaccttttaaattattaagttaataattaataattcaaatggCAAATATCCAATCCTTACCAGTCCATTGTGACGAGATTTCCGAACCACTGATGGGCCAATTCGTGAGCGACAACCTCGacaactttttctctgtcGCTAACCGACGATTTCTTTTCATCGTACAACAACCTAGTTTCTCTGGGTTaccaaaacagaaatgaaaattatgtTGTCAAAATGCCAaagaattttctcaatttaaaaaCCTGTAGGTAATCAAACCCCAATTTTCCATGGCACCTGAACTCGGAGAAATGCAAGCGGATTTCAGTAAAAACCCAAATAgtcgaaacaaattgaatgaaatgaaaaaagaccTGCAGCAAAGTCGGGAATGGCAATCATATCCTGTTTGGGCAAAGCATATGGAATCTGGAAATAGTCTTCAAAGAAAGCTTGGATTTTCGGCCCAATTTCGCTCGCGTATCTTTAAGTACGGACAAATGAGATTATTTAAAATTCGGGAGTTAAAATTTGATTAGTGAACATAAGGAGGGAGGAATAAACTCACTGCGCTTGATTGCGAGCCGAAGGGCGTGCGTAAATGTTGAACTTCCACGTTGCGTTGCCGACGTTGGCCTCGAATTTCGTGAAATCGGCCACAACGAAGGCGATGAGGTAAGTTGACATGGGAACTGAAGGGGCGAAATGGTCCCAATAAAATCCTTCCATGCCTTCCCTGTCgagtcaaatattttaaaaggatattatttattaattatctAGGCGTGAACAACGTGATCGTAGTAATCGGATatgcaaatagaaaaataataaatagataatTATGGAGCATGACTTGCATTGATGTTGTGTTAACCAACGGCATGTTGGATAGTGAAATCATGTCGCGATGACGGCCCAAAGTGACGGTGAAAGTTGCCTTCATGTTGGGTTCGTCGAAGCACGGGAAAGCTCGGCGGGCATCCGTCGCCTGCATCTGAGACACGGCCATGTACCTGACGtcgaagagaaaatcaaaatcaacgcTTTCTTTTCCCATCAAAGAAATGGACCAATTAATTGAATTGGGTGAGCGAGACTGAAGACAAGGTAATAGTAGTTTGTGTGTTTACTTTTCAACTCCATCCTCCTTATAAGTAGAGCGGTACAAGCCCCGCAGCCCATCTGTCAGGTTACCAACGTAATTCATCGACAATGTGTAGTTGGCTCCTTTGGCCAGCTTGTCTTTATCTACAAGACGAATGACTAGAAACTCCATATCCGTATCATAATGGATCCCGTCGCTAGCCACCATTAGGGTTTTTCCAGGTTTTCCCTGTTCAAATACctgggagagaaaaacaaaatgttccaATTATAACCCTCATTATCTTCTAGATGCTGCTGGATATACTGGGCCGTCTCTACCTTGACGGATTTGGGATCGACGACAATGTCAGCGCTGTGGAGGACAATGCGGTCCGTTTCCATTTTGCATTGGATGTCGATAGCCACGTGACCCAGAATGGAGAAGTTGCCTTTCTCCAAGACGGGAAAGAGTCGGACATCATAACGAATAGGCAGGACGTCCCGCGGCAAACGGATGTTATCATTGCTGGATTTTTCGTGAGACTTGTCTTTCTTGCTGCCacgagaagaagacgaagcgGAAGCAGCGGCTCCATTGGTGGCGGTCACCGGGTAAGGTTGATTGGGCAGAAAGGAGACCAATTTACCCACGTCAGCAGCTGGAACAGCCAAGGACCAGGTTGGGTAGACACCATGGATGTGGTAGTATTGTTCAGCTGCTTCCTGATCCTGATGACCCTCCATGGCGAATACGCAAGCGGCCAAAGCCACCAAAACCAAAAGGGTCTAAATAGATACGATTGCACATTTTTAATCTCATGACACTCTTTGGtaagaagagaagaatataaGTTGGAATAATTACCATTGACTTGCACATGTTGAAGAGAGTTGCTGAGCTGATACTTGACGATCAACTGCAATCAACTGTGTCTTTTCCATCGTTGGGGTGAATCAATTTATACCCCCAAGTTGTTGTTTGAAACCGCATGATCCTCACCTTGTATGGTCCACACCCAAAGAATTAATTTGCATGAGCCAACTTGTTTCTTGTCTCCTTCgcaatttccttttgacttGTTTGGTGTTATCACGACACTGAATCTGTTTTTCAGTTTCGCTGGCCAAATTAGAATAACACATCTTCTCACGTCCGCGGGGGTGCCCCTCTGGAATTCCCTTGCCCGCAGGCTCCAGTCACTTATGCGTCACATGATCGAAGGGGTGTTGGTTTGATCCAAGTATGAATTGAATAATGAATTACAAAGATTCGTTCGTATTCAGTTTTGATTtataatcttaaaaaaatatatttgcaAGGTGGTGCGCGTTCAATATTAAAGAACGGGTTTCGGTAATAAGAAATATCAATACTGAAAAGTTccttaaacacattttttgtaaaaattgaaaaataatattgaataaaacattttatactTTTCGTGAACAGCCGTTATAATTTTTAGcaaattaatatttcatttgagTGTGAAATGCGTTGCATCATTGATTTTATCATTTAACTTTTAACATTTTCGCCTTTAATGGAAACACGCAAAAGATGGCGCTAATCGCATTATTGTTGTTCACATTCGCCACTGTCATCTACCTGCATTAGAGAGGTACCCGAAGggctgttttttattttttttaaataaatcaaaatagcaCATGGCTTGCTGATTGTACCATgtaatgatatttttaattttctggaCTTTAATAAGTCATgtgctattttgattttaaaatttaaaaaattaaaagggctgtcactaggtggccaAAATTAAGTCCGCTAGACGGCGCCGGTGTCTTCTTTAGAAAATGTAGTCTGCCATTTCTTAACGAGACACTGTTCGAGAACGTACATGTTAGTTATTACGAGGACACTGTTTTccgacatttttcttcatattaATGGTAAATCctaattttattctttaaggTTATCAAATATACATTTTTGTGTGGTGAATTTACAGGTAACATAGCCTGCAATTTACTTGACAATTCCATCTGATCCTTTGGGCTGAAACTGCTGTACATTTTctcaaaatgtcgtctcttgctgcatTACCGGCTGTACGTTTCTTGTTCGCCACATGgggaaatacttcagaacagTAAAAGGTAAAAGTAATTATGTTGATAAACTTTTTAACCCTTAGGttacacattttcttattttatggttttttaaaaatagtaattatttttctattaacagcATGGTGAAAtctgagcttcttcattgTAGTCCAATGTGTACATGaatttgttgcagccagctggcgAAAGGTGTTCCTCTTGCAACCTTGCTACCGGTTGTAGCTTTCGTCACATCCAGGAACACTCCAGAAcaatttaaagtatttaacttttttacaGTAAGGCTACACATGTACTTTGTTGATGACTATCTCTTTGCTTCATATCTGTCGACTTTTCAGTTAAGACTGTATTAAAAGCTTGCAAACTGTTGATTCCTTTGTTATGTTTTAAAAGTAATTCATAGAGATTGCTTAGTTTCACTATGcttctgttattttcttatgttaCATGTCACTTTGTTTcatgatagtaattgagttttttccCCATGTAGGATTAACAGCCTCTTGAGGTCTGAGCCTCTTTGTTGCAGTCCAATGTGTACATGAATTGTGTGCAGCCAGCTAGTGAACGGTGtggtgagctgttgcatgcagactgtggtgctggtgtcgGTCATTCATTTAACTATGGACCCTTCACCGTTGGGTCGTTCGTTTATCGTAAGAAATCTTTTATTGTAAAGAATCTTTTATCGTAAGATATCTTTCACTTGTAGTAGGTGTTTAAAATTgtgtccaccaggtggcaAAGTAGGtttgcattttgtttttgatattGAAGACAAGTGACATCTTATTTTGTGCTTCAAAATAAGTGCTTTTGTGGAAATTACTTGTAAAGAGTTGTAAACTTTTGTTGATGAAACATAACTGAAATTCCCTTTGCTTGTTAAAAAGGTGAAATGAAATCTTGATGATCTTTGATCatcttcttgatttctttttctctagtttAGTGTACATTTCAAGTAAATCAGATTAttggtatattttttacacttcaaatgtttattgattcatttatgttcttttgctttgtagaTTACCATGGTTAGTTTTATGAGCTGTTTGGGgtacagtggttttgcagaCATTTTTCCAGTTGACAGATACGCTGAAATGGAGtttgtgcagacttgcagttgGACATCATACTTTAATGTgtcattttcctattttggtgtccatgcagtgTTGAACTGTTGTGCAAAATAGTCAATGTTGCGTTATGGCTGTCGGGCTTATTTTATCGGCAGCATTTTGTcgatatgtcgtctcttgctacctgtacttCCGTCgaggtaatgcttgatgtaCAGTCTACTTTTAATTATTGCCTAAGTTAATATCtccgttttcatttcagttgattCGTTCGTCGCCGTTCATTAGACTTGATTCACCGGTGAAACTAAGAAGacgttgctgaaattcaagattgatcaataaattatgtagatgtatataaattacaagtgcatatctgggctcccttcttcagtggccccgtATCCCTAAATAActactaaccaacgcccgccggtggtcactcactcgctgcgacaaccaggaggaaggAAGATGTTTGGTCaggcgcatgattcgatgaaatctgttggagggtcatgagtctctctaagccggaagcctactatgGTTAGGTTATCCTGAAACCTTTAGGGTTGCCATTCCATCGAGGCTTAAACGAGGGTACGTAATTACACGTTAGTCAAATTGCTAAAGCTActaattcaattgtttgtacTACCAGATGACGCGGAGGTGTTTCATATTGAGGGGTTTTGGTGACAAGGAGTCACTGAACGAAACgctaaaccaaatgaaaaaaaaatgaaaaaaggtaatgCTAGATACGACATGAAGCTTTTgcagaaaataatgtgaatttGTTTGCCGCCAACGATTCTTTATTCATCCGAGCCGAGTCCTTTCCGTCAACATTCTGTGTGAAGAGCAAAACCcgaatttcaacacattttactgcttagcaacgaaaacaaagcgaGTGTCAAAACATTGTTTTACTTGGGCATACTTTATTGTGGCAGAAACGCGTTGGTCATGTAACAGggtgaaatttgttttcccttttgttgaTGCAGCATCAAACGACACGCGA from Daphnia pulex isolate KAP4 chromosome 4, ASM2113471v1 encodes:
- the LOC124192934 gene encoding beta-hexosaminidase subunit alpha-like, whose translation is MHLRSVLLLVFLCMAMKWVPSKSVPFVIPYYGRWILPTVGQVWPKPQQQTYSETFFVLRPTMFQFQVVGERCDIIDEAVRRYYQLIFYPGAAASAPLAYPPTLSVIQDNPQFRAFLDSVDIDLKQPCEYLPSTDMIESYNIKIDTPDNPLKATISSDSVWGILRGLESLSQLVYSSTDTGVAYQINATEIVDFPRFSYRGLMMDSARHYMPLKTIKKMTDLMAQNKMNVLHWHLTDDASFPYESTLFPNISRYGSFQPFSHIYTANDVREVIEYARMRGIRVIPEFDSPDHTQSWGRGQPKLLTECYDDNGVLKVPDEYGAIMPIREENYVFLQQFFSEIFNTFPDPFVHLGGDEVSYYCWQRHPEIKAFMAANGWGTDFTKLEQYYFDRLTAATQEITQNQMRYIVWQELLDLNITLPTGTIVEVWKGAKEELNFLDELARITKYGYQTILSSPWYLNYISYGLDWEKYYLAEPLDFDGSDEQKKLVIGGEVAMWSEYVDSVSVIPRTWPRASTVAERLWSDRSVNDTTLAVLRLEEHRCRLLKRGFMVDPSNGVNFCEQEWDM